Genomic DNA from Oryza sativa Japonica Group chromosome 5, ASM3414082v1:
tcatgccatccgtacaaagacatatcctcatgtttctaggatcggcagcaaagtctttgtgttttcgatctatattcctccattcaatcgaatccgctgggtgtctaagcataccaTCATTCCTTCTTTCCAtggcgtgccaacgtactaacttcgcttcgttcgggttggcaaagattctcttgaaacgatcaatgataggtagataccacacaacctttgccggaccacccctctttgacttatttccttcgtcagcacttttctttcgcttgtatcgagaagccttgcagacaggacaagcatccaagtccgcatattgcttgtggtacaatatgcagtcgttgggacaagcgtgaattctacagacctctaaccccagtggacacagaacctgctttgcttcgtatgtcgtcttgggcaatgtgttctcaacaggaagcatagccttcaaaattcctaaaagatctgtgaaactcttgtctgtccatccactacttgccttcagcttcattaggtccaaggtaactgacaactttgtgtgttttgctttgcatccagcgtgcaaaggcgtctcggaatcactTACCAGCCTGCTGAAtttcattccatctctctcattctgggctgggtcctcaacgtcacgtaacatgtcttgcagcagatcgtgatccacgtcaaccatttcaccgcccaatggagaaagtataaacatgtcatgctcattttcatcttcctgattatgcgcaccacttctgtctgctgctgctccacttcctgattcttgctctccatgcttcacccaacatgtatagccctccatgaatcctcgttgtatcagatgaccgtgtacgtcctctccgctatcaaacatattctcgttcttgcaatctacacatggacaacacatgtaatcattgtttcttcttatccgatcctcctccgcggcgttcataaaatttattacgccctttcggtactccgtagaatgacgtttcaaatttttggcatacatccaacttcgatcatttgctacaaaaaaaaacaaattagaggcacatattataatatcagtattgcaaaagtaagacgtgatgaaattgatcaattaatgatttatattactcacttgattgattcattttgatcacttttgggaatttaatttctgttttccttggaaaaaggacaaaaaatcgccccctacagcctcccaccaaaatagtgaacagtgggatacagttacactaggtggtggggggtatttatactgtgcaacaaatatctgtaacggccctaaaacaatcaaccgtgacgggcatacaagtaatctctatcgggccttaataaaaggccgtcaaaaaagagtgtcatctgtgacgggcaataaacttatctcaatctggcctctagttggagcccatcacagatgaccctcatctgtgacgggcttcttttagggcccgattgagatatggaaccctcatctcaatcgggcctaaactatagcccgtcacagataagtgtcatccgtgacgggttttagttttatgccgatataccatggctgtgcgaccatatctcaatcgggcgaaacttcggcccgattgagattacttccttgtgacggcccgcaaattctagtcttgttatgggccgtcacatatggaaggatctgtactagtgtgtGGGCCTTTTAAGATAAATCAGATtggttatttttattatagatctTATGGTAAAAAATAATGTGTCCACCAAATTAAATGAAAACTAACAGTTAGATTTATTTTGGAATTctaaatttattagagcgccatgtggcggcataggagtgtttgtagggtGCCACATGGCGGTATGAGAGCGTTTCTAGAAAGtctaatagacttttagtatataatagatagataatagattttttcaaataagacagacggtcaaacgttggacacggaaattagggtttgtctttttttgggttggagggagtacaattttgGTGGCACAAAAAACAATTGCGCATGCGAAAGACCCGATAAAAAGCGCAACCACGAATTTTGGTACAATTAATAGGCAATGATAAAACTCCAGAGAATTCTTGAAGAAGCAGCGAAGGGGATCTCTGTCCAGCTGCTACGGTCCGTCCAAATTTTTGCTTCATCTGATCATACTCATTTACCCAATAAATTGCAAAATTTTGTGAGTCCCACATGCAAATCGATGAAAACGATATCAGAAGCTAGCTGAAAACACAGCAGCATTTGGAGCAACAGTGAAAGTATCTTTTTTTTGTGCAATGATCACCAGTCACGTATCCTCCCCTACTTCGTCAGAACAAAAAGTTTCAGAGTTCTCCAGCCATCAGCAGAATGCGTCTGTGATCTCTTCTTGATCCAGCTAGTCCCTAGCAGTGTCCCGATCATGAAGCAACACTGATCCATCTGGACGCACGGTGCCCACGGATCTTCAGAGGAGGAGAAAAACTGATGACGATTTAGTACAAAGTTAGTGGCACGAGGAATATTCTGACATTGCCATCAGAATTGTAGGTAGTGTGGCTCTCGTCTCATCAGAATTGCCAAACTGCTCGCGTGCGCTTGCATTGCATGTCTTCTTCTACATGGTTCCATGCAAAGTAGTCCACCTGCATAGCTGCATCCACTGTACTGCATTGTATCACAGAAAAAGTGCAACTTTAGCACAATGGAAAAGCTCATGGAAAATTTCCTGTATGATATGGACAAAATTAGGAAAATAATTCTTCGGGCTGACGACCAAGAGATTAGTGGGGACAAATACAAAACAAATTGGCTAACGGTTTGCTCACCCACCAAACTTGGGGGACTGGAAGTTTTGGACTTAGAGAAATTTGCACGAGCATTGAGAGTGCGATGGCTATGATTCAGTTGGGAGAGCCCAAACAAACATTGGGCAGGGACatgtaccaaatttacaatagaaaaagtggtacctcatggtacctacTCAAAGACCGTAGAATTACTCGTGATAAAATGGACAAAAAGTTATTTGCTTCTGCGACCAAAGTGACAATAGGTGATGGTCGCAAAGCGAGCTTCGTGGAATCAAATTGGATTGGCAAACAACCACTGAAGGAGTTAGCTCAGACCTTATacaaccatgccaaaaggaaaGGTAGGACGGTCCAAGAAGGACTAGCAAATGACCAATGGATACTATACATCAGGCACAATCTCACAGTCGAGCTAGCCAAGGAATTCTTTGAGGTGTTCTACCATGTGTGGAATAGCGACATTGTCCTCACAGAAGGTGTCGAGGACACCATAACTTGGCGATGGACGAGAAATGAAAAGTACTATGCAAAGTTAGCCTACATAGCACAGTTCAATGGTAGGATAAGCTCAACTGCAGCAAAACTGATTTTGAAGCAATAGGCATCTTCCAAATGCAAACACTTTGCATGGCTTCTATATATTGCAAAATAGTATTTGGACAACGGACACGCTACAGATCAGACAATGGCCAAACAATTACTTCTACCAACTATGCTACATGAATCTAGAAACCGCCCAACATCTTTTCAAAGATTGCACTTTTGTACGTCAGATATGGGAGAGGGTCCTGAGTAGACTGAACTGCAGCGATATAGACCATTCACATGATGAAAATGAAGTATTGTTAGAATGGTGGATCAGAAGAACATCTCAAGGAGGGAAAAGCAAAGCTAAAGCACTCAAGTCAATCCACTTGTTGGTGACATGGGAAATATGGTGTGAACGAAGCAGGAGAGTATTTCGAAATCAAGAAAAAACCATGTCGCAACTACTCGCCAAAATATAAGACGAAATCAAACTGTGGAGAATGTGCGGAGCAAAAAACATCACTAGAATATCCGCGTAGGTTTTGTTTAGTGCGTGTTTCTAGTTTGTGTTTTTCTTCCCTCACTTCCTCTGGTTCTTTCACCTTCTTCTGTGATATTATAAATACTTTTTCCCTTCTTAATATAACACCAGTTTAGCCTAGCTTcggtttaaaaaaaagaaaagctcatGGATTCTTCTCTCGTGTGAAGAAACAGCTCCAGCTGCAATCTGCATGCCAGGAAGCTGGCAGAGCTGCAGGGATTCTGGACTGAATTTCTGAATATCACGTCAGTACATTACCGGATAACATTGCCACATGGACCGGGTGATGCAGCAGCAACAGCCTACAAAGTAGCTGTTGATGCCTTGGTGTGTGCAGACTTCAGAGACATATGACATATCCCAATTCACAGATGCATATGAATTTACTATACGATGCGTGGGTTTGGACCGATCGACGCATATACGTTCATGCATATCCTCACCCATTTCATGGTGCAAAATGCCAAGAACAGCCAGGCAGCTACACTTGGTCGTAGCCCGACATTTGTGTTTAAGTTTGACCATATCTTGGATTCTTGGGGCCTTCATCAGCAGTGTCAGATAGAGCACTTCCGTTTGCATTTCGACAAGTTCATCAGCTACTTTGATTGTAGTGTACATATCAATTTCGTCGGCGATAACATTACAACGAATAAGACGAGTAGGTTGTTTACATGGCAGATGCATGTCTGTGTGTTAGGCGTCCCCGTAATCTAAGCACATAGATTATAATGGCCATAGAAGAAGCATGAGAGTTTGCATGGATCATCTGCAATGCTGCATTATTCAGGCAAGAGGAGCATGCCGAACTGACAACTGATTACCTCTTGTCTAAACTAACGTCCTCAAGTGGAATGATTATACTGTATTTAATTGCGAGGAATGGTCTCTTTCAAGAACTTAATTGCCAAATCAACTGATTAGTGATTTATTTAATTTGAGGAATCATTTTGGCAATCGATTAATTAGAGTATTGTGTGGGAATAGGTTAACTGAACCCAGAATACTcttttctccaccagtggtgtGGTGGAGGTCGGTATATATCTTTAGAAGATTCAGGGATTTCGTGTCGATGCAGCTGGAGAGACAACATGGCCGGAAAGCTAGCTAGATCATTCAAAACTCCATTCTTCtctgaaaaaagagagagaaaagattggACCTTCCAAACAGCGAGCTGACGATAGGAAGAGACACATGCATGCTGCTTTAGTCGGTTTTTTCTCTCGACTAATTAGCATTTATATTTGTTGATCATCTAACTAGATATACGATCTACTTCGACTAAGCAAGTCTCTATCTTAGTCGAAATGGAATACTGAATATATAAATATGAACGATGCTTCGAATTTCTGACTTACACCAGCTTTgacaaaaacaagaaaaaagatGATGTGGAAAAGATACTGTTTACTTCCCTTGAGGCTACACGTCTACATTGGCACTCGTTTTCAGGATGGCGATGGCATCAATGGTCAGGCACTCACTCTTCTCCGCTATCcacaccctctctccctccaacTCTCTTCCTATATATAACCGGGCAGTTCATgtacccacacacacacaagaaCACGCGCCACATTTGTCATTCAGACATTCAGTTTGTGCTGGCTGGGCACTTactgcatcgatcgatctcctctTCAGAACAAGAAGAGATCAGCTttggagctagctagcttagctagccgGCTGAGCTAATTTCGCCTTgctttggtttttgtttttagtTTATCTGAAGGAGAGGGATTTGTAAGTGCAAGGAACTAAAGCGGCATCTATAACAGATGGAGGATTTGGCAAAGTTCTTGTTTGGAGTTTCTGGTGAGTGTTACTCAGTACTCTAGCTTGATTATATTGGTTCCTGTGAATTTTGTTAGGTTATAAGAAGTATTTGGTGAGTGTTCTTGTTGGCTTTCTTCAGCTTACTGGTTGGTTTTGTTCTTTCAGGCAATGTCATCGCGCTCTTCCTCTTCTTATCCCCAGTGTAAGTATCAAAAGTTGATGCATCTCACTGTCTCTCTTTTGGACTGGTAGCTGTTATATTTATAAAGAGAGGGTCAAAGATGATAAGAAAAGTGGTGCCATAAATTTAGTGAGCTCGCCAAACATAGGGTTTCCGAAGTGGATCTTTTTCTCTGAAATTATGAAGTGTAATTGTAGCTAGATCCAGATACATAAACCCACATGATGCCATGAATGACATGCACAGCTTGTCTCGTAAGAAAGAGCTAGAATTCAAGGGGAGAGCTAGAATTCAAGGGGATCCATGCATCTGTTTTTACCTCGTAATAGTATATTTGGCCGTGTACATCCAGCAATTTTCTTCATCAGTTCTTTCTATATCCTCATAATTAATAGCATCTGTTTTTAGATGTAGAGGccagtatttttttaaaaaaaaacccatataGTGTTCCAGCAATTTAAACTAGAAACTTCCGGCATACACTGTATTTTGCCACCATCAATTCCAAACAAGTCATGTTCTTTGTCCGGTTCTGAAattatttttcttgaaaaaaaatgttttaatttTACTGTTGCTGGTTGCTGTCTTGCATTGAACAGAGGTATTACTACTGCTCGCATCTAATGAATTTGTTAACCAAAAAAACACACTTGTTTTTTTCACAGGCCTACTTTCTGGAGGATCATTCGGAGGAAATCAACAGAGGATTTCTCTGGGGTGCCATACAACATGACACTCATCAACTGCCTCCTCTCTGCATGGTAATCTTCTCAAAATATTCACAATAACCAAGTAACCGACATAACCTACAGTACAAGCTTAGCTACATGCCTCCTCGTATAAATGAACGATACAATGTTTTGGAAACGATTCTAGGTTGGTCGGTAATTTTCGTATTTACAATTTACTAACTATTTAATGGTCTGCAATATGTACGCCACTAAAATAAATATGGCTATAAATGGTCAAAAATGTTACTATTCCAACATAAATGATACTTGTTCGGTCAAGAATTTTCGGTACCATTTTTAACCCTACCTCCATGCCTTTGTGAAGCATATAATCCAAAATTGATGAGATGGCATAATATTACAATCTGCTTAGAAGGATAGGACCTGGTAGAAAAAGTAGTATTTCTTCcgccccaaaatataacaattttgaGCACTCaggatttatcctaaaatataataacttcacCAACGTTTTCTTCCCAACCAACCATCACCCTTCAGCAATCACTTTTCGCACTTACCTACACTTGTCAACCAATGACAATTTAATAGTTgtatctactttcttaataaccgtgtccaactctaaaattttttataatttgggacggagtgagtacaAATTACCTGCTGGAAGGGCATAATCTATTTAAAtaattttgaaaaggaaaagagagttAAACTAATTAGCATGAATATTCTATTTAAATAATTGTATTTTAAACGAAACTGGATAGACTAGTACATTGTGGTTCATCCTTATTCCCATGTCACCTCAAATTGATTTCTGTCCTGGCACTATGCCGTCAGAAAAAAGAATATCCCTATTTCTCTACAGTTAGAAAAACAGTTTAATTTCCgcggtagaaaaaaaaaacttgcaaaaTTTGAAGCGTCCTTTAAAAGGAATTATGTCAGAATGGACCGAAAATAACCAGAAATTTACGATCCATCTAAACACACTTTTAAACCTAGTCAAAAACGTAATAAAcatgggaccacctatacatttgtcgacaaatttttttctaaaaatttgacatatgtaattatagtaaaatcgtagtgtaattacactgtaacttgtaggTATCGGGCCGATCACATCTTAACAGGCCCTAAATAACAACACGACACACACGGTCAGGTTAGAAATTTCAGTCCGAAATTTCGTAACCCCCACCCCGGCACGATACTATATAAATTCAGTCAAAAATTACTATTTAGTTTGATTTCAAACAAATTCGCTCCGAAATTTTGGCAGAAGATTAAACCCTGCACACGGTTTAACGCTGCCGATGCCTTGTGTTGAATTGCGAAGGTACGGGCTGCCGTTCGTGTCCCCAAACAACATCCTGGTGTCGACGAtcaacggcgccggcgcggtgaTCGAGACGGCGTACGTGGTGGTGTTCCTCGTGTTCGCCTCCACCCACAAGACGCGGCTGCGCACGCTCGgcctcgccgcggccgtcgcgTCGGTgttcgcggcggtggcgctcgtctccctcctcgccctccaCGGCCAGCACCGCAAGCTCCTCTgcggcgtcgccgccaccgtctgCTCCATCTGCATGTACGCCTCCCCCCTCTCCATCATGGTACGTGCCTGCCATTCTCGGTTTCATGGATTAgatttttttcaaagaaaaatagTTTTAATTATACGACGCAATCAGCCAAACCGGCTTATGTTAAGGGAACAGGGAAAAACTTAAACTAAAACTTAAGAAGAACTACGGCGGCTAAACTCAACTCCTAACAGCGGAAACTTCTTGGATTGGATTTCGTGGCGATTACTTGCTTGCTGATTGGTTTTCATGGTGAATCGATGCAGAGGCTGGTGATCAAGACGAAGAGCGTGGAGTACATGCCGTTCCTGATGTCGCTGGCCGTGTTCCTGTGCGGCACGTCGTGGTTCATCTACGGCTTGCTCGGCCGCGACCCCTTCGTCACGGTGCGTGTCGTgccaccggccgccggcgcccgcgTGCAGCTCAAACAGTTGATTGATTTGATTGGTGTTCGATCGTTTTTGTTTGGACAGATTCCGAACGGGTGCGGGAGCTTTCTTGGCGCCGTGCAGCTGGTGCTCTACGCCATCTACCGCAACAACaagggcgccggcggcggcagcggcggcaagcaggccggcgacgacgacgtggagatGGCCGAGGGGAGGAACAACAaggtcgccgacggcggcgccgccgacgacgactcgacggccggcggcaaggCGGGCACCGAAGTGTAGCTCTGGCGTGCGTCTCGAATCGGCTAAGATTTCCCGCGTGTGTTCTACTTCTACAAGTAGTAATATTAGCTAGACCCTTGCTGCTTTGATCTTTACTAGAAAGGAGagcgcggcgccacgccgcgcgcgaTGGCAAATAGTTCTACATAAAATGGTTAGATAGTAGATACATATTTTGATAAATATAGTCTACATTTGTTTAATAAACAGAGTACAATGAAGTATAAGTCATCCTTGCGAATCCATTAAGTGGCTTAATAGAAGACAATACACCAACAAAGATGAACGATAAAAATGTGAATTGGGCTATAATTTTTATTAACAAAAAGGACAAACACTTTCAAATGCGTGTTCATTTAGGTGGATGCTCTGATTGGCATTCTTCTCCACCATAAAGGATTACAAGTGGAAAGAGCTCATTACAAACCACAATTTTGTCTGCAAACATGTTCAAACCACTTCAGCGCAGCTCTTCAAGCATGTAAGCATGTTTGCACCAAAAAATTCGgtagcatcttttttttttgaatcgtATATAGCCAAATGCTCTTTCAGAATGTCACTGAAACATAGGGCATACATGGGTTAGAACAAAACAGATGTTTTCTTAATACCTTAGGAAGCATAATATATCCATTTCAACTTTTCTTTCGATTACCTGCATCTGCATGCTCAGTATTCAACATGTCTTCCCAAGCACTTTTACATTTTGTCTAATCTGTGCATGTTGCTCCATAGCTAGCTTCACCATCaaaacaatacatatatattttcaaagACCAAAAGTGCAGGCATTCATGGTGTGGCCTTATGATCCAAGGGCAATATTAATGTTAGAAAGGTAATGATACACTCTTGACTGAATTTAATAGCAGCACTGATCTCTTGCAAAAAGAAATAGAATCACGCTAGTAAATTATATGAAGAATACTTGTCATGATTCACTTCCAAATTATTGTTGCAGATATTCTTTACAACTCCTCAATTGAAAATGTCACACAGGGTGAAGTATCATATCAACTGTGACAAAATCTAAGATCCCTCTCTATTTTCTGGCCTTAATCTTTATAGAAGTATAAGAACTTACCCTAAAATCAATTTTGATTGCTTCATTTATTTGTCAGCTTATAAGACGTATCGCAAACAATGAGAATATTTTCCAGAAAAAAATCTAAAAGCATATTGTATTACTGGCCTCCTGTGCAttcgaccaaaaaaaaaaacagaggcaaTCATCTATTCATGTGCAGTACTGTGTACGGATAAACAGAGCTACAGTACAGGGGTCTTAAGCAATTCATTGCCTGGAccattagggtgtgtttagttcacgctaaaattagaagtttgtttgaaattggaacgatgtgatggaaaagtttgaagtttgtgtgtgtaggaaagttttgatgtgatggaaaagtttgaagtttaaagaaaacttttgcaactaaacacggctAAAGAACCAACCTGGTGAAGCAAACAACCGGCGACGCAAGATTGCCAATTTCCTTTTCCTCCGAATGACCAAAGACTGGTACGAAGGACCAGAATTGAACGAGGTagctaaaaaaaaaggtaacatGATCAAACTTTCCAAAAGCAAAGGACAAAGACAAATTCAAATCTAATAGGCATCGACAAGCACAGCACGCTAGTCATACGATAAACAACTGGAAACGAGAGAAGTGACGTTTACATTTCGGGCAAAAGGGGAGTAAAAATGAATATAGTAACGAAGGAAAAGGCAATTACCGGTTGATCGTGTTGATTCACATGCTGGCCGTGAGGAAGAACTCCTACCACGAAGGATTGCGGCACGATGAGCTCTAGCAGATGATGCAGACGGCATAAACCAATACGACCAAGTAAGTATACCCAGTGCCTAATAAGATTTCACAAGTAAGAACATGGATATCATAATTTTACAGAAACAAGGAGGCGTATGATCATTATAACATTAACACAGTATAAATAAAAGAACAGGGCAAGCGTCgggagggaaaaaaaggaacaaaGAAGAAACAAATAACGAACCGGTCGTagaaaggaaaacaaaagagCTAGCACTGATGCACAGAGTAACCATATAAAGGGGAGGGGCAAGAAGGCACAGCAAGCAAGGGCATGGACACACATACAACAAACAATAGACATGCAAGCCGACACCTACACCAATAAACAGTGAATTAACTCGCCAGCACAACCTGTGAGAACAGTAAATACCACAGGAGGTCGACACGCACATGAATCACCCCCAGTAAATACCCCGCCTTCAAAGAAGACAACGCACGCAGCAACGAATCAGCCCACAGTCAGGACAACCGGACAGCAAGGTCGATAAGAAACATCAGCTCAATCAACAAAAAAGGCAGGGTAATGACAACCGCATAAATACATACGGTAGCACTAATAACAAATTAAGACCACTTGACAAATACACTTGAAAAGTTACCAGCCATCACAGCAACCTACATCACcaagagagggggggggggatgccGCTTACAAACGGGAATTGGGCAGGTCCCATAAATATGACCATAGTGTGTTGACCCATAGTTATTTTTACCCCTTCCGAACAATGGTACCCTTTTTACTAACTATGTAAAACTGTAACACTGCAACaatgtttaaaaaataaaataaaatatcgcACACAACAACAAAGAGGGCAATTTCTCCTACACAGGGGCCTCATGAAAAGGGAAATTTTTTACAAGACCCAACACATGGAAAGGGTAAGCAAGGCGCATTGGGAAAATTTGCAAGCACAAAATACATGTAGGGAAAAAGTAAACagcaaaaaattgagaaaagggCTAAAACCTGCATACCGTTTTGCTTGCTACCACCAAATACAAGAACAAGTCAATTTACATGCAGACCCATAGAAGAATCGccagaaaaaagaacaagaaatCGGCAAGGAGCACTGTGCAGAGCCTAGAAACCGACTACGACAATCAGCGGGAATAGAACAATACCTCACCAAGAACCATGAGCTGAGCCATTATAAGGAAAGTAGGAACGCCGACATGCCAAGAACTCAGATCAGGCTGGGCGGGCGATGGCGACGGTTAGGTCCCTGCGACCGCTGCGTCACCCACGCATTGCAGACGAGGCAGCGCGACGAGATGGTTCGCCACCGGTGGACGCAGTCGTGGTGGAAGGCGCGGGTACATCCGGGGAGGACGCGGACTGGCCGTCCGGGCACCATGACGTGGACGCAGATCGCGCAGAGCTCCGTCTCATCCTCCTCGGCATCCC
This window encodes:
- the LOC4338851 gene encoding bidirectional sugar transporter SWEET1b — encoded protein: MEDLAKFLFGVSGNVIALFLFLSPVPTFWRIIRRKSTEDFSGVPYNMTLINCLLSAWYGLPFVSPNNILVSTINGAGAVIETAYVVVFLVFASTHKTRLRTLGLAAAVASVFAAVALVSLLALHGQHRKLLCGVAATVCSICMYASPLSIMRLVIKTKSVEYMPFLMSLAVFLCGTSWFIYGLLGRDPFVTIPNGCGSFLGAVQLVLYAIYRNNKGAGGGSGGKQAGDDDVEMAEGRNNKVADGGAADDDSTAGGKAGTEV